The following proteins come from a genomic window of Nycticebus coucang isolate mNycCou1 chromosome 11, mNycCou1.pri, whole genome shotgun sequence:
- the LOC128560175 gene encoding olfactory receptor-like protein OLF3: protein MGTDNQTQVREYILLGLSSDRDIQVTLFVLFLVMYLVTVLGNFLIVLLTRLDSRLHTPMYFFLTNLSLVDVSYATSIVPQMLVHFLAKQKVIPLLSCAAQLFFSLALGGIEFVLLAVMAYDRYVAVCDPLRYSAIMSGGLCTRLAITSWVSGSINSLMQTGITFQLPTCSNKIIDHISCELLAVVRLACVDTSSNEVAIMVSSIVLLMTPFCLVLLSYIRIISTILKIQSTEGRKKAFHTCASHLTVVALCYGMAIFIYIQPHSSPSVLQEKLISLFYAILTPMLNPMIYSLRNKEVKGAWQKLLGKFSGLTSKLAAS, encoded by the coding sequence ATGGGAACAGATAACCAGACACAGGTGAGAGAATATATTCTCCTTGGCCTGTCCAGTGATCGGGACATTCAGGTCACCCTCTTTGTCCTGTTCTTGGTCATGTACCTGGTGACAGTGCTGGGGAACTTTCTCATTGTTCTTCTGACCAGACTTGACAGCCGACTCCACACTCCCATGTATTTCTTTCTCACCAACCTCTCCCTTGTTGATGTCTCCTATGCCACAAGCATCGTGCCTCAGATGCTGGTGCATTTTCTAGCAAAACAGAAAGTCATCCCGCTCCTGAGCTGTGCAGCCCAGTTATTTTTCTCCCTGGCATTGGGTGGGATTGAGTTTGTTCTCCTGGCAGTGATGGCCTATGATCGCTATGTGGCCGTGTGTGACCCCTTGCGATACTCAGCCATCATGAGTGGAGGGCTGTGTACTAGGTTGGCCATCACATCCTGGGTCAGTGGCTCCATCAACTCTCTCATGCAGACTGGCATCACCTTTCAGCTGCCCACGTGCAGTAACAAGATTATTGATCACATATCCTGTGAACTGCTAGCTGTGGTCAGGCTGGCTTGTGTGGACACCTCCTCCAACGAGGTCGCCATCATGGTCTCCAGCATTGTGCTTCTGATGACACCCTTCTGCCTGGTTCTTTTGTCCTACATCCGGATCATCTCCACCATCCTAAAGATCCAGTccacagagggaaggaaaaaggccTTCCACACATGTGCCTCTCACCTCACGGTGGTTGCCCTGTGCTATGGCATGGCCATTTTCATTTATATCCAGCCCCACTCCAGTCCCTCCGTCCTTCAGGAGAAGCTGATCTCTCTCTTCTATGCCATTTTGACACCCATGTTGAACCCCATGATTTACAGTCTAAGGAATAAGGAGGTGAAGGGGGCCTGGCAGAAACTATTAGGGAAATTCTCTGGGTTAACATCCAAACTGGCAGCTTCATGA